One genomic window of Polaromonas sp. SP1 includes the following:
- the kdsB gene encoding 3-deoxy-manno-octulosonate cytidylyltransferase: MSFTVLIPARLASTRLPNKPLADIGGAPMVVRVAQRAMQSAALRTVVATDSAEIVEKCAAFGVEAVLTRADHPSGSDRLAEACGVLKLADDEIVVNVQGDEPLIDPALIDAVAGLLNERPDCAMSTAAHSIDQLADLLNPNVVKVVLDARHTAHYFSRAPIPAGRDFAGQAWWEAGSKLPKPLRHVGIYGYRVGFLREFPRLPQSPLEQLECLEQLRALWHGHRIAVHITDDAPGPGVDTHEDLVRARKLFS; this comes from the coding sequence GTGAGTTTTACCGTTCTCATCCCGGCGCGGCTGGCCTCCACCCGCCTGCCTAACAAACCGCTGGCCGACATTGGCGGTGCGCCCATGGTGGTGCGTGTCGCGCAGCGCGCCATGCAAAGCGCTGCCCTGCGGACGGTGGTTGCCACCGACAGCGCGGAGATCGTCGAGAAATGTGCGGCTTTCGGCGTCGAAGCGGTGCTAACCCGCGCCGACCACCCCAGCGGCAGCGACCGGCTTGCCGAGGCCTGCGGTGTGCTCAAACTCGCCGACGACGAGATTGTGGTGAATGTGCAGGGCGACGAGCCGCTGATCGACCCGGCGCTGATTGATGCCGTGGCTGGCTTGCTCAACGAGCGTCCCGATTGCGCCATGAGCACGGCCGCGCACTCCATCGACCAGTTGGCAGACCTGCTCAACCCGAATGTGGTCAAGGTGGTGCTGGATGCCCGCCACACCGCGCATTACTTCAGCCGCGCGCCCATTCCGGCGGGCCGCGACTTTGCGGGCCAGGCCTGGTGGGAGGCCGGCAGCAAGCTGCCCAAGCCACTTCGGCATGTCGGCATCTACGGCTACCGCGTAGGCTTCCTGCGGGAATTTCCCCGCTTGCCCCAGTCGCCGCTGGAGCAGCTCGAATGCCTGGAGCAACTCCGGGCGCTGTGGCACGGCCACCGCATTGCCGTGCACATCACCGACGACGCGCCCGGTCCCGGCGTCGACACGCATGAAGACCTGGTTCGCGCCCGCAAGCTGTTCTCTTGA
- the adk gene encoding adenylate kinase — translation MRLILLGAPGAGKGTQATFICQKYSIPQISTGDMLRAAVKAGTPLGIEAKKVMDSGALVSDDLIINLVKERIAQPDCAKGFLFDGFPRTIPQADAMKAAGVKLDYVLEIDVPFEAIIERMSGRRSHPASGRTYHVKFNPPKAEGKDDVTGEQLIQREDDKEETVRKRLEVYSAQTRPLVEYYSSWAKAAPDAAPKYRAISGMGGVDEITARAFKALSS, via the coding sequence ATGAGACTGATTTTGTTGGGCGCGCCTGGCGCGGGCAAAGGGACGCAAGCGACCTTCATCTGCCAGAAATACAGCATCCCCCAAATTTCCACAGGCGACATGCTCCGCGCAGCGGTCAAGGCCGGAACGCCGCTGGGCATCGAAGCCAAAAAAGTCATGGACTCCGGCGCATTGGTCAGCGACGACCTCATCATCAACCTGGTGAAGGAGCGTATTGCCCAACCCGATTGCGCCAAAGGCTTCCTGTTCGACGGCTTTCCACGCACCATTCCCCAGGCCGACGCCATGAAGGCAGCCGGCGTCAAGCTTGACTACGTGCTTGAAATCGATGTTCCCTTCGAGGCCATCATCGAGCGCATGAGCGGGCGCCGCTCGCACCCGGCATCGGGCCGCACCTATCACGTCAAGTTCAACCCGCCCAAGGCCGAAGGCAAGGACGACGTGACCGGCGAGCAGCTGATCCAGCGGGAAGACGACAAGGAAGAAACCGTGCGCAAGCGGCTCGAGGTCTACAGCGCGCAAACCCGGCCCCTGGTCGAGTACTACTCAAGCTGGGCCAAGGCCGCTCCGGATGCCGCACCCAAATACCGCGCGATCAGCGGCATGGGCGGCGTGGACGAGATCACCGCCCGGGCGTTCAAGGCGCTTTCAAGCTGA
- a CDS encoding DUF6152 family protein: protein MMKRREVLKGSLFLAAGGAAPLAVAHHGWSSFDQDRPIYLEGRVAKVVWQNPHAELEIDVPATLKLPADLAQRAVPAQTAPVDGRALLAKAVLPNRKDQRWEIELAPLTRLQAWNLAEIKPGAMVSIVGFTLTGEKGDAVLRAEYLFIDGKAYGFRSSPA from the coding sequence ATGATGAAACGACGTGAAGTGCTGAAGGGGTCGTTATTCCTGGCTGCCGGCGGCGCAGCGCCGCTGGCCGTCGCCCATCACGGCTGGAGCAGTTTTGACCAGGACAGGCCGATTTACCTGGAGGGCAGGGTGGCCAAGGTAGTGTGGCAAAACCCCCATGCCGAGCTTGAAATCGACGTTCCGGCAACGCTGAAGTTGCCCGCTGACCTGGCCCAGCGCGCAGTGCCGGCGCAGACCGCGCCTGTCGATGGCAGGGCCTTGCTGGCCAAGGCCGTCCTGCCCAATCGAAAGGACCAGCGCTGGGAGATCGAGTTGGCGCCGCTGACGCGGCTGCAGGCGTGGAATCTGGCCGAGATCAAGCCGGGCGCCATGGTCTCCATCGTTGGGTTCACGTTGACCGGTGAAAAGGGCGATGCGGTGCTGCGCGCCGAATACCTGTTTATCGATGGCAAAGCCTATGGGTTTCGCTCAAGCCCGGCCTGA
- a CDS encoding asparaginase: MHRQQIVILGTGGTIAGRAESASDNIGYTAAQVGVDQLVAAIPALAGAGPVLTEQVAQIDSKDMAFAVWARLAARVSHFLAQADVQGVVITHGTDTIEETAYFLQVVCRPAKPVVLTCAMRPATALVPDGPQNLLDAMAVARHPGAAGVVLVCAGAIHSALDVQKVHTYRLDAFSSGDAGPLGYVEEGSLRLTRNWPPAQDLHGHVAIKNIANWPDTALWPRVEIVMSHAGAGGAIVQALQAQGVRGLVVAGTGNGSLHQDLEAALLQAQAEGVQVVRATRCPNGRVLPAPKDKIPDSQGLSPVKARIALMLQLMAGA; the protein is encoded by the coding sequence ATGCACCGTCAACAAATTGTGATCCTGGGCACTGGCGGCACGATTGCCGGCCGGGCCGAAAGCGCTTCAGACAACATCGGCTATACCGCGGCCCAGGTCGGCGTCGACCAGCTGGTGGCGGCCATTCCCGCCCTGGCCGGCGCCGGCCCCGTGCTGACGGAGCAGGTGGCGCAGATCGACAGCAAGGACATGGCTTTCGCGGTGTGGGCCCGGCTTGCCGCACGCGTCAGCCACTTTTTGGCCCAGGCGGACGTCCAGGGCGTTGTCATCACGCATGGCACCGACACGATCGAGGAGACCGCGTATTTCCTGCAGGTGGTGTGCCGGCCCGCCAAGCCGGTTGTGCTGACCTGCGCGATGCGGCCCGCGACAGCGCTGGTGCCCGACGGTCCCCAGAATCTGCTGGACGCCATGGCTGTGGCGCGCCACCCCGGCGCCGCAGGCGTGGTGCTGGTATGTGCCGGAGCCATCCATAGCGCCCTGGATGTACAGAAGGTGCACACCTACAGGCTCGACGCCTTCAGTTCGGGTGACGCCGGGCCGCTGGGCTACGTCGAGGAGGGCTCCCTCAGATTAACAAGAAATTGGCCTCCGGCCCAGGACCTGCATGGACATGTTGCTATTAAAAATATAGCAAACTGGCCTGACACGGCTTTATGGCCACGCGTTGAGATCGTCATGAGCCATGCCGGCGCCGGCGGCGCCATCGTGCAAGCCCTGCAGGCGCAGGGGGTGCGGGGGCTGGTGGTCGCCGGGACGGGCAATGGCTCCCTGCACCAGGACCTGGAGGCGGCGCTTTTGCAGGCGCAGGCCGAGGGTGTGCAGGTGGTGCGCGCGACCCGGTGCCCCAATGGCCGGGTGCTGCCCGCGCCAAAAGACAAAATTCCTGATTCGCAGGGGCTGAGCCCCGTCAAGGCCAGGATTGCTCTGATGCTCCAGTTGATGGCCGGGGCCTGA
- the lexA gene encoding transcriptional repressor LexA — translation MSTLDDFPHFPSEGPKLTARQQQILELIQSAIARTGAPPTRAEIAAELGFRSANAAEEHLQALARKGVIELVSGTSRGIRLRSDTLRTLNESRIKQFSLPLQSLAQLALPLVGRVAAGSPILAQEHIEQTYYFESSLFQRQPDYLLKVRGMSMRDVGIMDGDLLAVKQAKEAKNGQIVVARLGDEVTVKRFRRNKNLIELLPENPDFKTIVVEPGEPFELEGLAVGLIRNTMLM, via the coding sequence ATGAGCACACTCGACGATTTTCCGCATTTTCCCTCCGAGGGCCCCAAGCTCACCGCACGCCAGCAGCAAATCCTGGAGCTGATCCAGAGCGCTATCGCACGCACGGGTGCACCGCCTACGCGCGCTGAAATCGCCGCCGAACTGGGTTTTCGCTCCGCCAACGCCGCCGAAGAGCACCTTCAGGCACTGGCCCGTAAAGGCGTCATTGAACTTGTCAGCGGCACCTCACGCGGCATCCGCCTGCGCAGCGACACCTTGCGCACCCTGAACGAATCCAGGATCAAACAGTTTTCCCTGCCGTTGCAAAGCCTGGCCCAACTCGCCCTGCCTCTGGTGGGGCGGGTTGCTGCTGGCAGCCCGATTCTCGCGCAGGAACATATCGAGCAGACCTATTATTTTGAAAGCAGCCTGTTTCAGCGCCAGCCCGATTACCTGCTCAAGGTTCGCGGCATGAGCATGCGGGACGTCGGCATCATGGACGGCGACCTGCTGGCCGTCAAACAGGCCAAAGAAGCCAAGAACGGCCAGATTGTCGTAGCCCGGCTCGGCGACGAAGTCACCGTTAAGCGCTTTCGCCGCAACAAAAACCTGATCGAACTCCTCCCCGAAAATCCCGACTTCAAAACCATTGTGGTCGAGCCCGGCGAGCCGTTCGAGCTTGAAGGCCTGGCTGTCGGCCTCATCCGCAACACCATGTTGATGTAG
- a CDS encoding D-2-hydroxyacid dehydrogenase family protein, whose product MNIVILDDYQDAVRKLNCAAKLEAYPAKVYTNTVKGIGQLSVRLKDADVIVLIRERTQLNRQVIEKLPKLKLIVQTGRVGSHVDVAACTERGIAVAEGTGSPTAPAELAWALVMAAMRRIPHYVAHLKHGAWQQAGLKSASMPPNFGIGSVLKGKTLGVWSYGKIGQIVAGYGRAFGMRVVIWGREASLERAKADGFEIAASKAEFFEQSDVLSLHLRLNDETRGIVTLEDLSRMKTTSLLVNTSRAELIEPEALIASLNRGRPGLAAIDVFESEPILQGHALLRLENCICTPHIGYVEQDSYELYFGAAFDNVVNFIKGTPTNIVNPGALQVRR is encoded by the coding sequence ATGAATATTGTGATCCTCGACGACTACCAGGACGCAGTGCGAAAACTGAACTGCGCTGCCAAGCTGGAGGCCTACCCCGCCAAGGTCTATACCAACACCGTCAAAGGCATCGGCCAACTCTCCGTCCGGCTCAAGGATGCAGACGTCATCGTCCTCATCCGGGAGCGAACCCAGCTCAACCGCCAGGTCATCGAAAAGCTGCCCAAGCTCAAGCTTATTGTCCAGACCGGCCGCGTCGGCAGCCACGTCGACGTCGCCGCCTGCACCGAACGCGGGATTGCGGTGGCCGAAGGCACAGGCTCCCCCACCGCGCCGGCCGAACTGGCTTGGGCGCTTGTGATGGCGGCCATGCGCCGCATCCCCCACTACGTCGCGCATTTGAAGCACGGTGCGTGGCAGCAGGCGGGGCTCAAATCGGCTTCCATGCCGCCCAATTTCGGCATCGGCTCCGTGCTCAAGGGCAAAACCCTGGGCGTATGGAGCTACGGAAAAATCGGGCAAATCGTTGCAGGCTACGGCAGGGCGTTCGGCATGCGGGTAGTTATTTGGGGCCGGGAAGCATCCCTTGAACGCGCCAAAGCGGACGGCTTCGAGATCGCAGCGAGCAAAGCTGAATTCTTCGAGCAAAGCGATGTACTGAGCCTTCACCTGCGCCTGAACGACGAAACCCGGGGCATCGTCACGCTGGAAGACCTGTCGCGCATGAAGACCACGTCACTGCTGGTCAACACCTCGCGCGCTGAGCTGATAGAGCCGGAGGCGCTGATCGCATCGCTCAATCGCGGTCGGCCCGGCCTGGCCGCAATTGATGTCTTTGAATCTGAGCCCATTTTGCAAGGCCATGCGCTGCTGCGGCTCGAAAACTGCATTTGCACGCCCCACATCGGCTACGTGGAGCAAGACAGCTACGAGCTGTACTTCGGCGCAGCGTTCGACAACGTTGTCAATTTCATCAAGGGCACGCCCACCAACATCGTGAACCCCGGCGCACTGCAGGTGCGCCGCTAA